From a region of the Natronogracilivirga saccharolytica genome:
- a CDS encoding SCO family protein has translation MSALANYTIKRSHNLQPRLLSSLHVFSLLIFVILLTRAQITSAQEHDVPPEELENVGVTEKLGEFVSDDITLTNQYGEEVQLADYLHNDRPVILAMVYYECPMLCNLILQGLMKGLSELSWQPGDEFDVLAVSISPTETPELARANKENYLEQLGNPDAADGLHFMTGSEEEVRRLGDQVGFYYEWNEQTQEYMHGSSLIFLSDEGKISRYLHGIDYPELMLRNALYDAADGRIGSPMDRVVLYCFQYDSQSGSYVPVAVNIMKIGGVITLVLLGGFLGFFFLRERKSRTEYAT, from the coding sequence ATGTCTGCACTGGCAAACTACACAATCAAACGATCTCACAACCTGCAACCCCGACTGCTTTCAAGTCTGCATGTTTTTTCACTGCTGATCTTTGTGATACTGCTTACTCGGGCACAAATAACATCGGCCCAGGAACACGACGTTCCACCGGAAGAACTTGAAAATGTTGGTGTAACTGAAAAACTGGGTGAATTCGTCTCCGACGATATCACACTTACCAATCAGTACGGTGAGGAAGTGCAGCTCGCTGACTACCTTCATAATGACCGGCCCGTCATCCTTGCCATGGTTTACTATGAATGCCCCATGCTCTGCAATCTGATCCTTCAGGGTTTGATGAAAGGACTCAGCGAGCTTTCCTGGCAGCCCGGAGACGAGTTTGATGTACTTGCCGTCAGTATAAGTCCCACAGAAACTCCCGAACTTGCCCGTGCAAACAAGGAAAACTATCTGGAACAACTCGGCAATCCGGATGCCGCCGACGGATTGCATTTCATGACGGGATCAGAGGAAGAAGTGCGAAGACTGGGCGACCAGGTTGGATTTTACTACGAATGGAATGAGCAGACTCAGGAGTACATGCACGGATCTTCACTCATTTTTCTTTCAGATGAAGGAAAAATATCCCGCTATCTGCACGGTATCGATTATCCGGAACTGATGCTGCGCAACGCGCTCTACGACGCCGCTGACGGACGAATCGGCAGCCCGATGGACCGTGTGGTACTTTACTGCTTTCAGTATGATTCCCAGTCAGGATCCTATGTGCCGGTTGCCGTGAATATCATGAAAATCGGAGGAGTTATAACACTGGTACTGCTTGGCGGATTTCTTGGTTTTTTCTTCCTTCGGGAGCGAAAGTCCAGAACGGAATATGCAACGTAA
- the coxB gene encoding cytochrome c oxidase subunit II, which translates to MNRIIEYMLPPQRSTVAAEVDSLFSFINIAGFILFAGIMITIIIFVIKYRRKSEDDVTPVITHNSILEVTWTVIPIFLILIVFSWGFRGFLTLSSPPANAYEINVTAASWLWEFEYPTGGTTVNEVFVPVDRPVKFIMRSDDVLHSLYVPDFRIKMDVLPNRYTTTWFQATETGESVLYCSEYCGTGHSDMLATVHVLTQEDFEEWLETGLEVDEDMPLAELGEATYTNAGCNACHSLDGTDRVGPSLAGLFGTERELEDGSVVEADEDYIRRSIVEPQAEVTAGYPANMPSYQGRLSDRQIDGLIAFIKELKDE; encoded by the coding sequence ATGAACAGAATCATAGAATACATGCTTCCCCCGCAGCGCTCGACCGTAGCTGCTGAAGTGGACAGCCTGTTTAGCTTTATCAACATAGCCGGATTTATTCTGTTTGCCGGAATCATGATTACCATCATCATCTTTGTAATCAAATACCGCAGAAAATCAGAAGATGATGTTACTCCGGTTATCACGCATAACAGTATACTTGAAGTTACATGGACCGTCATCCCTATTTTCCTGATTCTGATTGTATTCAGCTGGGGGTTCCGGGGTTTTTTGACTTTGTCCAGCCCGCCCGCAAACGCGTATGAAATTAATGTCACTGCCGCATCATGGCTCTGGGAGTTTGAGTATCCAACTGGTGGTACCACAGTAAACGAAGTCTTTGTACCGGTGGACAGACCGGTCAAGTTCATAATGCGGTCTGATGATGTCCTTCACTCCCTTTATGTGCCTGACTTCCGGATCAAGATGGACGTTCTTCCCAACCGGTACACTACCACATGGTTTCAAGCCACCGAAACCGGTGAATCCGTATTGTACTGCTCGGAATATTGCGGCACCGGACATTCTGACATGCTTGCCACAGTTCATGTTCTGACTCAGGAAGATTTTGAAGAGTGGCTCGAAACGGGTCTGGAAGTCGATGAGGATATGCCCCTTGCCGAGCTTGGTGAGGCAACATATACCAATGCCGGATGTAATGCTTGTCATTCGCTGGACGGAACGGATCGTGTGGGACCTTCATTAGCCGGCCTGTTTGGTACGGAACGCGAACTTGAAGACGGCTCGGTTGTGGAAGCTGATGAAGATTATATCAGAAGATCCATAGTTGAACCCCAGGCAGAGGTTACAGCAGGTTACCCGGCCAATATGCCCTCCTACCAGGGAAGGCTAAGTGACCGCCAGATAGACGGACTGATCGCATTCATCAAAGAACTGAAAGATGAGTAA